AGAGCATTAGAAGAGAGTTCAAAATATAATCAAGAGATTAAAAGTTTTTCTTCTCTAATGACTGCTAAAATTGAAGATATTAAAAATTCTTCAAATAAAGCTATCGAAGAAAAAATTGATAAAGTAACTACTACTGCTCCAAAAAGAAAGAAAAAAGAAATTACCGAAGATAATATCGCTGATATTTTTGAAAATGAAGAGAAAATTGAAAAATTAAAAGAATTGCTTTCAAAACAGGCTAAAGAGCAAGGAAAAATCAATGATATGTCTAGTTCGATTATAAAAGCTTGTAGAACTAGAGAAGATATTGAAATGGTTGCTAACAATCTTAAAATAGAGCTAAATTTAGAATTATTCTAGGGGGCTAAGATGGCTAGAAATAGAGAGAAAAAAGGGTCGCTTCTTCATCAAGTTAAGACTGCCTTAGATGAGAAACTAGCAATAGGAGAATCCAAATTCGAGGATAAAAAAATTGGAGCTACTGCTGATAAGATATATTCTTGGAATACCTACAGAACTTATCTAAAACATAATATATATTTTATCCAATGGGCTAAAGAAACTTATCAAATTAAATCTTTAGACGAGGGAAAAAAATATGTTAATGAATGGCTAGAAATGAGAGAAAAACAGGGGTTATCTGCCTATACTGTGAAACTTGAAACTTCTGCTCTAATGAAATTATATAACATTTCATCAGATGAGATATATAAATCAAATGCTAGATACAGGGCTAACATTCAAAGAAGTCGTGGGGAAAAAGTGAGAGATAAGCACTTTTCTGAGGAAAAACACAAAGATTTAGTAAAATTCTGTCGTGCAACAGGACTTAGAAGAGCTGAACTACAACAACTTAGAGGAACTGACTTAATCGAAATAGACGGAGAGCCTTTTATTTGTGTTTCTAGGGGTGCCAAAGGGGGTAGGCATAGAAATATACCTCTTGCATTTGAAAAAGACTTTATACAGGCTCTAATGAGGTCAAAAGGTGAGGAAAAAGTTTTTGAAAAAGTACCTAATGGAGCAGATATTCACTCTTACAGGGCTGAATTTGCTACAAGACTATATAAAAAACTTGCTAGGGATATAGATTCTCTTACCAAGAGTGAAAAATATCATTGTAGAAAAGATTTAAAAGGGGTCTGTTATGATAAAAAAGCTATGTTGGAAGTTAGTAGAGCTTTAGGACATAATAGAATATCAGTAATTGCAGGGCATTATATTAGAAAATAGGGGGATTTTATGAAATTTCAAGGAAAAAATTTTTTCTTAGAATATGCTGAACATTCTGAAGAATGGACAAAAGCAACCCTCACAAGAGAAGAATTTGAGGATTTTAGAGAAAAAGAAGAAAAACTAAAAAAAGTTACTGCTGAAAATAGAGATAAAGATTTAGAGATAACTAGACTAGAAAATATTATCACTAAAATAAAAACGGAAGTTGAAACATTTAAAAACGAGCAAACGCTCTTAAAATCAGAGCTAGAGAAAAAAATCTCTCTTTTAGAAAATCAAAATAAGATTCTAACTTCCCAAAATGAAAATCTTTTGAGAATAAACAGGGAAAGAAGTAATGCAGAGAGAAAACTTTATCCTAAAAAACTCCATAATGGATATATAGTTCTTCATCAAGAAAGTTATAATAAAATCTTTAGCTTTAAAGTTAGAGGAGATATGAGAGGAACTTTCAAAAACTATAGTTATAATTTATTATTATATAAATACAGACTTGAAACTCCGTATTTATGCAACATAGAGCTTGATTCTGTAAAAAAATTAATAATTCAAGATTTGAAAAAATACTATCACTTGGAATATTTGAAGGAACTTCCTAGAAGTGCAGGATTTTTTGAACAGATAGATTTTGAGAAACTTTTATTAAATCTGAAAATATCAACATCAGAGAGATTTTACTTCATTGAATTTTCTTCCAATGTTCTTATAAAAGAAAAAGAGAGCTAATACTCTCTTTTTTTTATTTCTCAAAACCTCTCAAAATCAATATTTTTGAGCCATACTCTAATACCTAAAAGTCTTTAGACACCCCTTAAAAGACGTTTTACAAGGTCGACAAAATCACTAAAATTAAGGTTTTATGAGAATTTACCATTTTTCTTTAAAATAAATCACTATGTGTTCCTGTCCTCATTAATTCTAAGATTAATCTATCATTTTCAATCTTATAAACCAATAACCAATCAGGCTCAATGTGGCACTCTCTTACTCCCTTAAAATTCCTTGAATTAACAAGTTGATGGTCTTTATATTTTATTGGTAGTGGCTCTTGTTTTTGTAATAATTCTACTACTTTTTCAAATTTTTTACTGTCATACCCTCTCTTCATCATCAACTTAAAATCTTTTTTAAATTGATTGGTAAATTCTAGTTTAAGCATTTAGAGCCTCCATAAGTTCTTGAACTGTTTTGTAAGGGCCATTCAAATTTTCTCCTCTTTCAACTTCTTCTATAACTTTTAAAGTTGTTTCATTAGGCTCTTTTAATTTTAATTCAAAAGGAAATCCATGTTCTCTAAGAACAGTTTTCATAAATATATTAATAGCTACAGACATATTTAAACCTAATTCTTCACATATTGAGTTAAATTCTTTTTTTATTTGTTCATCAGTTTTTATAGTTATACTAGCCATACTATCATCTCCTATTATTATGATATAATATTACTTTATTATAATAATATTATAACAAAA
The window above is part of the Candidatus Fusobacterium pullicola genome. Proteins encoded here:
- a CDS encoding type II toxin-antitoxin system YafQ family toxin produces the protein MLKLEFTNQFKKDFKLMMKRGYDSKKFEKVVELLQKQEPLPIKYKDHQLVNSRNFKGVRECHIEPDWLLVYKIENDRLILELMRTGTHSDLF
- a CDS encoding type II toxin-antitoxin system RelB/DinJ family antitoxin produces the protein MASITIKTDEQIKKEFNSICEELGLNMSVAINIFMKTVLREHGFPFELKLKEPNETTLKVIEEVERGENLNGPYKTVQELMEALNA